Part of the Pseudomonadota bacterium genome, AATTGCTTCATTAATTCTTTTGTCATGAACTTACCTCTGTTTTTTATTCTGTTTAATCTATGCGGGTAAATTCCCCGCAGCTTGTTGCTAAAACTTCATTTATTTTTTGTTTTGGATATCCTGTTCGCTTGGGGCAGGGCAGTTTACCCTCGGGTTTGTTTATGGGTACTTCCCGCACGTCAAAAACAATTGCCAGCAAACGTCGCATTGTCAAAATATTGTATTCTATCCTGTTTTCACTTTTTTTCGAAGAGTTTTTTGTATTCCCCGTAGCCTTCCTTCTCCAGATCTTCTTTGGAGATAAATCGCAGTGCAACGGAATTCATGCAGTACCTGAGCCCTGTGGGGTTAGGCCCGTCAGGAAACACATGGCCGATATGGGAATCGCCCCGTTTACTTCTCACCTCTGTCCGCACATTGAGCAATCTCCTGTCCTGCCGGGTTGCAATATTGTCCAGTTCGACAGGTTTCGAAAAGCTCGGCCAGCCTGTTCCCGAATCATACTTATCTATGGAACTGAACAATGGTTCTCCAGAAACTATATCGACATATATACCTTCCA contains:
- the msrB gene encoding peptide-methionine (R)-S-oxide reductase MsrB produces the protein MKVPVVVIVILLQILGFHGCSTAQQEDKGTMKVKKDVKTLSKNPVDAKPEKGQPPNWKNFTKPDDATLKKILTPLQYEVTQHEGTEPPFRNEYNKNKMEGIYVDIVSGEPLFSSIDKYDSGTGWPSFSKPVELDNIATRQDRRLLNVRTEVRSKRGDSHIGHVFPDGPNPTGLRYCMNSVALRFISKEDLEKEGYGEYKKLFEKK